The proteins below come from a single Larimichthys crocea isolate SSNF chromosome XIV, L_crocea_2.0, whole genome shotgun sequence genomic window:
- the ltb4r2a gene encoding leukotriene B4 receptor 1 encodes MAEINATSSPVGNVTILDSPAGTRMGAIILSLVFLLGFPGNLFVIWSILARARKQSVTTLIILNLAIADGSLMALSPFFIVYLGMKTWVFGNVMCKVLFYLCLLNMYASIHLIMLMSVYRLVAVLWPQRLGLITGRKTVLRVLAVLWVLAMIASIPAAIFREVRLKNQVSVCDSFHDKDSDTVIQYMLELVLGFFIPYGIIVVSYICILRRIQKTRFGRRIRSEKLILAIVLTFCLFWLPYYIIDMVQVASALCPDSTAKATLERIWKNYRAVTSSIAFMSSCANPVLYFFAGKSYIRREGLAFMARLFEGTGMDSANRKSRQNSQNSREKDRDADAVMLKEKDLDSVTNSSSGKPVKNGK; translated from the exons ATGGCTGAGATTAACGCAACCTCCAGTCCAGTGGGAAATGTGACCATTTTGGATAGTCCAGCTGGCACCAGAATGGGTGCCATCATCCTGAGCCTTGTCTTTCTGTTGGGCTTCCCTGGAAACCTCTTCGTCATCTGGAGCATCCTGGCACGTGCCCGGAAGCAGTCCGTCACCACCCTTATCATCCTCAACCTTGCTATCGCTGACGGCTCCCTGATGGCCCTTTCCCCGTTCTTCATCGTCTACTTGGGGATGAAGACGTGGGTGTTTGGAAATGTCATGTGTAAGGTCCTCTTCTACCTGTGTCTGCTCAACATGTACGCTTCCATCCATCTCATCATGCTCATGAGCGTCTACAGGCTGGTGGCGGTGCTTTGGCCCCAGCGCCTCGGTCTTATCACAGGCCGGAAGACTGTATTGCGGGTGCTGGCGGTGCTGTGGGTGCTGGCGATGATCGCCTCTATTCCTGCGGCGATCTTCAGGGAGGTCAGGCTGAAGAACCAGGTTTCAGTGTGTGACTCATTCCACGATAAAGACAGCGAT ACGGTCATCCAGTACATGTTGGAACTCGTGTTGGGCTTCTTCATACCCTACGGAATCATTGTCGTCAGCTACATATGCATCTTACGGCGGATACAAAAGACCAGGTTTGGCCGGCGCATTCGTAGTGAGAAGCTCATCTTGGCCATCGTGTTGACCTTCTGCCTCTTTTGGTTGCCCTACTACATCATCGACATGGTGCAA GTTGCATCGGCTTTGTGTCCGGATAGTACAGCTAAAGCCAC GTTGGAGAGGATATGGAAAAACTACCGTGCTGTCACCTCAAGCATAGCCTTCATGAGCAGCTGTGCCAACCCGGTGCTCTACTTCTTCGCAGGAAAGTCCTACATCCGGAGAGAGGGGCTTGCGTTTATGGCCCGCTTGTTTGAGGGCACCGGGATGGACTCGGCTAACAGGAAGAGCCGACAGAACAGCCAGAACAGCCGCGAGAAAGACAGAGACGCAGATGCTGTAATGTTAAAGGAAAAAGATCTAGACTCTGTTACCAACTCGAGCTCGGGTAAACCAGTAAAGAACGGTAAGTAG